The Petrotoga sp. 9PW.55.5.1 sequence TAACGGATATCCTAATGTAATGTATGATCCAAAATATGGGAAATTTCGTTGTTATTATAGTGTTTTTACCTATGATAAAGATTCTTCAGAAACTCCTTTAAAAGAGCGCGTTAATAAACATTATAAGCCATCTAAAAGCAGAATTTCCTCTTTATGTTATGCAGAAAGTATTGATGGTATAAATTGGAAGAAACCCGATCTTAATTTAGTAAATTTTGAAGGAAGTACAAGTAACAATATCTTAATGGAATTCGTTCATGGTACAGGTGTTTTTTTAGATGAAGAAGAATTGGATCCAAGGAAAAGATATAAATTAATAACAAGAGTTGACCACCCTAATGGAAGAAAATACATGGCTGTTTCTTTTTCAGAAGATGGGATTCATTTTAAAAAACTTATAGAATGGCCACAATACAACCCACCTGCTGATACTCATAACTTTGTTTTTAAAGACAAAAAAACACGGAAGTATAAAGTAATAACTCGCCTTTGGAGAGATGGACTTAGAATACCTGCTATTTCTGAAAGTTTTGATTTTATTAATTGGTCAAAGCCAGAAGAAATATTAAGGGGAGATGGTTTTCAAGAACAAATATATTCTATGCCGGTATTTCAATATGAAGATTTATATCTTGGAATTGCATCAATTTATCACGAAGGTGATCTTTCATCACAAAATTATGATTTGGTAGATGTTGAATTAAAATATGCCACAACTTTGGAGCATTGGGATAGTGTTGGCAAAGGTCAATATTTTATCCCAAGAGGAAAAGGAAGTTATCCTAATGGTGAATTTGATTGTGGTTGCATATATGCGAGTTCTCCTATAGAAATTGATAATAAATTGTATTTCTATTATATGGGAGGGAATGGGCCACACACTGATTTTAGAGAAACTTCTTTTGCTAGAAGTTGGATAGAAAAAGATAAGTTTGCATATTATGAAACAAAGGACAAAAATAGAGAAGGAATTCTTTATACAAGACCTTTTACTATTTGTGGAGATGACCTATTAATTCTAACAGAGATCGAAACATTTGGAGAGATCAAAGTGTCTTTATGTAAGGAAAATGGAGAATTATATGCAGGATATGAATTAGAAAACAGTTTTTTAATAGACACAGATACATGTTACAAAAAAATTTGTTTTAGAGAAAAGAACGTTGGAGAGTTAAAAGGGGAGTCTATTGTAATACTAATAGAATTTAAAAACGCAAGAATTTTCTCAATTGCTGGAGATATAGAAACAAATAAAATTAGAATGTAAAATGATTTATTACCCAATAAAATTCTTGAATATGAGGACAAGAATAGTTATTCTAAAATAATATATTTATTAAAAAATAAAGTACATGGAGGCATAAAAATGGCTAATTTTAAAGTAAAAGAAATAAAAGGAGTTATACCAGCGGTTTTAGCAGTTTTCAATAAAGATGAGGAAATAGACGAAGAAGGCACGCGATTATATATAGATTATTTATTAGAGCAAGGAGTTGATGGTTTATATTTAACCGGGAGTACTGGCGAAGCCTTTTTGATGGATTTGACAGAAAGAAAAAGATATGTAGAAATTGTTATTGATGAAGTTAGAAAAAGAGTACCTGTAATAGTTCATATTGGAGATATAGGGACTAAAAAGTCAATCAAATTAGCCAAACATGCATACGAAACTGGAGCTGATGCAATTTCATCTGTTCCACCATTTTATTGGCAGTTTAGAGAAGAAAATATTTTTAACTATTACTTTGACATTGCCAATTCAGTTCCTATTCCTTTAATAGTGTATAATATCGCTCTTGCTGGTATTTTACGTTTAAACATAATCAAAAAAATATCAACGATAGAAAATGTAAAGGGAATAAAATATACAGCTACAACTCATGATCAAATTTCCACAATTAAAGATCAGATAGGACAAAATTTTCTTATATATTCAGGTTGTGATGAAATGGCTGCTTCGGGATTAATTAATGGAGCTGATGGTATTATCGGTTCTTTCCTTAGTCTGATGCCCGAATTATTTATAACTATATACAATGCAATTCAAAATAATGATCTGGAAACTGCGAAAGCTAAACAAAAAGATGCGATTAGAATAATAGAATACTCCTTACATTTCGACTATTTTTCTGTAATAAGATTAGGCTTAAAATGGATGGGAATACCGGGAGGATATTCAAGAAAACCGTTTAAAAACTATGAAGGTGAAGAAGAGAAAAAGATAAAAAAAGGCTTTTTAGATTTAAAAGAAAAATATCAAATTGAAGAAGTAAAATTTCTAGATTCGTTATAATTATTCTTAAACTTTTTTAATTAAACTTATACTGCTAAGATAACAATATAATTTTATCTTTTTTAAGAAAGACAGCGGGGTGTTTTTATTGATTAATATCAACAAATACAATACAGATGTATTAGTAATAGGTGGAGGATTAGCAGGCATCTCAGCAGCTTTAGAAGCTGCTAGAAGTGGAGTTAGAGCAACAATAGTTGTGGCAGATAAAATATTTTCTGGGTCCAGTTTTAGTCCATATACTTGGGGTTTAGGAATTGTATCGCCTTACAATGAACTAGATAAAAAAGACTTATTAGAAAGTATTTATGATGTTGGCTGTGGTTTAGTTGACAGAGAGCTGAGTTTTATTCTTACAGATAACATAGAGCAAAGAATTAGAGAGTTAGAATATTTAGGAATAAAATTCAA is a genomic window containing:
- a CDS encoding dihydrodipicolinate synthase family protein gives rise to the protein MANFKVKEIKGVIPAVLAVFNKDEEIDEEGTRLYIDYLLEQGVDGLYLTGSTGEAFLMDLTERKRYVEIVIDEVRKRVPVIVHIGDIGTKKSIKLAKHAYETGADAISSVPPFYWQFREENIFNYYFDIANSVPIPLIVYNIALAGILRLNIIKKISTIENVKGIKYTATTHDQISTIKDQIGQNFLIYSGCDEMAASGLINGADGIIGSFLSLMPELFITIYNAIQNNDLETAKAKQKDAIRIIEYSLHFDYFSVIRLGLKWMGIPGGYSRKPFKNYEGEEEKKIKKGFLDLKEKYQIEEVKFLDSL